Proteins encoded together in one Neobacillus sp. FSL H8-0543 window:
- a CDS encoding GNAT family N-acetyltransferase gives MAHKKTYNANELKTQHGDLIIEGPVSSDKLASYSFHEHLTAFRPPAQQHQALIGIANLEEGRIIIARHRDTIVGYVTYLFPDPLERWSEDRMDNLIELGAIEVIPQFRGCGAGKNLLIVSMMDEAMDDYLIITTEYYWHWDLKGTGLNVWEYRKIMEKMMNAGGLEWYATDDPEICSHPANCLMARIGKRVDMETVQRFDRLRFMNRFMY, from the coding sequence ATGGCACACAAAAAGACATACAATGCAAATGAATTAAAAACTCAGCATGGGGACTTAATTATTGAGGGCCCCGTTTCTTCAGATAAACTAGCAAGTTATTCATTCCATGAACATCTGACAGCCTTTCGACCTCCGGCACAACAGCATCAGGCACTAATAGGGATTGCCAATTTAGAAGAAGGAAGAATCATTATTGCTAGACATCGCGATACCATTGTTGGCTATGTTACCTATCTTTTTCCGGATCCGCTCGAACGATGGTCTGAAGATAGGATGGATAATTTAATAGAGTTGGGTGCAATCGAAGTGATTCCGCAGTTTAGAGGATGTGGCGCTGGAAAAAACCTGTTGATTGTATCAATGATGGATGAGGCAATGGATGATTATCTTATTATTACAACAGAGTATTATTGGCATTGGGATTTGAAGGGGACTGGGTTAAATGTTTGGGAATATCGAAAAATCATGGAAAAAATGATGAATGCAGGCGGACTTGAATGGTATGCAACCGATGATCCCGAAATATGTTCCCACCCAGCAAACTGTCTTATGGCAAGGATAGGTAAGCGAGTAGATATGGAAACAGTGCAAAGATTTGACCGACTTCGGTTTATGAACCGGTTTATGTACTAA
- the acsA gene encoding acetate--CoA ligase, translated as MRAETLPVMQGEHNLANYEETYKNFDWKETEKEFTWHETGLVNMAYEAIDRHAKTYRKNKVALYYRDNSRNEKYTFKEMKELSNQAGNVLKTYGDVEKGDRVFIFMPRSPELYFTVLGAVKLGAIVGPLFEAFMEGAVKDRLENSGAKVLVTTPELLERVPVNELPELKHVFLVGSDVQEQGPYIDFLKRFQEASKELQIEWVDRTDGLILHYTSGSTGKPKGVLHVHNAMIQQYQTAKWVLDLKEDDVYWCTADPGWVTGTSYGIFGPWLTGTSNVIIGGRFSPDNWYSMIEDFGVTVWYSAPTAFRMLMGAGDELVKKYNLSSLRHVLSVGEPLNPEVVKWGAKVFNRRIHDNWWMTETGAQLISNYPCMVIKPGSMGKPIPGVEAAIIDDQGQELPPYRMGNLAIKRGWPSMMHTIWKNPEKYESYFMPSGWYFSGDSAYMDEDGYFWFQGRVDDVIMTSGERVGPFEVESKLVEHPAIAEAGVIGKPDPVRGEIIKAFISLRDGYVATDELKEEIRVFVKKGLSAHAAPREIDFRDKLPKTRSGKIMRRVLKAWELNLPAGDLSTMED; from the coding sequence ATGAGAGCGGAAACACTGCCAGTTATGCAAGGGGAGCATAATTTAGCAAATTATGAAGAAACGTACAAAAATTTTGATTGGAAAGAAACTGAAAAGGAATTCACATGGCATGAAACAGGCCTAGTTAATATGGCATATGAAGCCATTGATCGCCATGCCAAAACCTATCGGAAAAATAAAGTTGCACTTTATTATCGGGATAACTCAAGAAATGAAAAATATACCTTTAAAGAAATGAAAGAGCTTTCAAACCAAGCAGGGAATGTCTTAAAAACCTACGGTGATGTAGAAAAAGGTGATCGTGTTTTCATTTTTATGCCTAGGTCTCCTGAACTTTATTTTACTGTTCTAGGCGCGGTCAAGCTTGGCGCGATAGTTGGCCCATTATTTGAAGCCTTCATGGAAGGTGCAGTTAAGGATCGTTTAGAAAATAGCGGTGCCAAGGTACTCGTTACGACACCTGAATTATTAGAACGGGTGCCGGTTAATGAACTACCTGAATTAAAACACGTATTCCTCGTTGGCTCAGATGTCCAAGAACAAGGTCCGTATATCGACTTTTTGAAAAGATTCCAAGAGGCTAGTAAAGAGCTGCAAATTGAATGGGTTGACCGAACAGACGGACTCATCCTTCACTATACTTCAGGATCAACGGGCAAGCCAAAAGGGGTTTTGCATGTTCATAATGCAATGATTCAACAGTACCAGACAGCTAAATGGGTTTTGGACTTAAAAGAGGATGATGTTTACTGGTGTACTGCGGACCCTGGGTGGGTTACAGGGACATCATACGGTATTTTTGGTCCATGGTTAACGGGGACTTCCAACGTTATTATTGGGGGCCGTTTTAGCCCTGACAATTGGTATAGTATGATTGAAGACTTCGGCGTTACTGTTTGGTACAGTGCCCCAACAGCATTTAGGATGTTAATGGGTGCTGGAGACGAGCTTGTAAAAAAATATAATCTAAGCAGTCTTCGTCATGTATTAAGTGTAGGCGAGCCTCTAAACCCTGAAGTAGTAAAATGGGGTGCAAAGGTATTTAACCGCAGAATTCATGACAACTGGTGGATGACAGAAACAGGTGCACAGTTAATTAGTAATTATCCATGCATGGTGATTAAACCTGGTTCAATGGGGAAACCAATTCCAGGCGTTGAAGCAGCGATTATCGATGATCAAGGTCAGGAGCTGCCTCCGTACCGAATGGGTAATCTTGCAATTAAAAGAGGTTGGCCTTCAATGATGCATACCATTTGGAAAAACCCTGAAAAGTATGAATCATACTTTATGCCAAGCGGCTGGTATTTTTCAGGCGATTCTGCTTATATGGATGAAGATGGCTATTTCTGGTTCCAGGGACGCGTGGATGATGTTATCATGACCTCTGGTGAGCGTGTAGGGCCATTTGAAGTAGAAAGTAAGCTTGTGGAACATCCTGCTATTGCTGAGGCGGGGGTAATTGGAAAACCTGACCCAGTACGCGGAGAAATCATCAAAGCCTTTATTTCACTAAGAGATGGATATGTGGCAACAGATGAACTTAAAGAAGAAATTAGAGTTTTTGTAAAGAAGGGACTTTCGGCCCACGCTGCACCAAGAGAAATTGATTTCCGTGATAAGCTGCCAAAAACAAGAAGCGGAAAAATTATGAGACGCGTCTTAAAAGCTTGGGAACTCAACTTACCTGCAGGTGACCTTTCAACCATGGAGGATTAA
- the ccpA gene encoding catabolite control protein A, protein MNITIYDVAREANVSMATVSRVVNGNPNVKPVTRKKVLEVIERLGYRPNAVARGLASKKTTTVGVIIPDISNIFFAELARGIEDIATMYKYNIILSNSDQNHDKELRLLNTMLGKQVDGLVFMGGNITDELVSEFEKSPVPIVLAGSIEASETIPSVNIDYQQAAYEAIKEFIERGHQHIAFVVGPLHEPKNAEKSLKGYKTALQEANIPFNEELVIEGDYTYDSGLEAFDKLLEASYKPTAILVGSDEMALGVVHGAEDKGYSIPEDFEVITSDNTRLSLMVRPQLTTIVQPLYDLGAVSMRLLTKLMNKEEVDEQIVVLPHRIEHRQSTK, encoded by the coding sequence GTGAATATAACAATTTATGATGTTGCCCGTGAGGCCAATGTGTCAATGGCAACTGTTTCGCGTGTCGTGAATGGAAATCCAAATGTGAAACCGGTGACACGAAAAAAGGTTTTAGAAGTTATTGAAAGATTAGGCTATCGTCCGAATGCTGTTGCAAGAGGATTAGCAAGTAAAAAGACTACAACTGTTGGGGTCATTATTCCTGATATTTCTAATATCTTTTTTGCGGAATTAGCTCGTGGAATTGAAGATATTGCTACAATGTACAAATACAATATAATATTGAGCAACTCTGACCAGAATCATGATAAAGAATTACGCTTGTTGAATACAATGTTAGGGAAACAAGTGGATGGTCTTGTATTTATGGGTGGCAATATTACTGATGAGCTTGTGTCCGAATTTGAAAAATCACCAGTTCCGATTGTTCTTGCAGGCTCAATTGAAGCATCGGAAACAATTCCCTCGGTGAATATTGATTATCAACAGGCAGCATATGAGGCAATTAAAGAATTTATTGAAAGAGGTCATCAACATATTGCTTTTGTCGTTGGACCGCTTCATGAACCAAAAAATGCTGAAAAGAGCTTAAAAGGGTACAAAACTGCTTTACAAGAAGCAAATATACCTTTTAATGAGGAACTAGTAATAGAAGGCGACTATACCTATGATTCTGGATTAGAAGCCTTTGATAAATTATTAGAAGCCTCTTATAAGCCCACAGCTATCCTAGTGGGGTCTGATGAAATGGCGCTGGGTGTTGTTCATGGTGCCGAGGATAAAGGATATAGTATTCCAGAGGATTTTGAGGTAATCACATCTGACAACACTAGGCTTTCGCTCATGGTTCGTCCTCAATTGACAACCATTGTTCAGCCTTTATACGATCTTGGTGCTGTGTCCATGCGCTTACTTACAAAATTAATGAATAAAGAAGAAGTAGACGAGCAAATTGTCGTTCTTCCACACCGTATCGAACACCGTCAATCTACAAAGTAA
- a CDS encoding bifunctional 3-deoxy-7-phosphoheptulonate synthase/chorismate mutase, producing MGKNELDQLRTRVDELNLELLRLINERAGLVQEIGKAKENQGVFRYDPVRERTMLDKIKEHNDGPFENSTIDHIFKEIFKAGLDLQKDDHSKALLVSRKKKQENTIVTLKGEEVGDGKPHFVFGPCAVESYEQVATVAKAMKEKGLKLLRGGAYKPRTSPYDFQGLGVEGLKILKRVADEYDMAVISEIVNPADIEMAMDYIDVIQIGARNMQNFELLKAAGAVNKPVLLKRGIAATIEEFINAAEYIMAQGNGQIILCERGIRTYERATRNTLDISAVPILKQETHLPVFVDVTHSTGRRDLLLPAAKAALAIGADGVMAEVHPDPAVALSDAQQQMDLNQFDAFYNQLLASNYVRN from the coding sequence ATGGGAAAAAATGAATTGGATCAATTGAGAACACGTGTCGATGAATTAAACTTGGAACTGTTGAGACTAATAAATGAACGGGCAGGACTAGTTCAAGAGATTGGAAAAGCGAAAGAAAATCAAGGGGTATTCAGATACGATCCCGTCCGGGAGAGAACAATGCTTGATAAAATTAAAGAGCATAATGATGGACCTTTTGAAAACTCAACAATTGATCACATATTTAAGGAAATCTTCAAGGCAGGATTAGATCTGCAAAAAGATGATCATAGTAAGGCATTGCTTGTTTCAAGGAAGAAGAAACAAGAAAATACGATTGTTACCTTAAAGGGTGAAGAGGTTGGTGATGGAAAACCTCACTTCGTTTTCGGCCCTTGTGCAGTTGAATCCTATGAACAAGTAGCTACCGTGGCAAAAGCAATGAAAGAAAAGGGCCTAAAACTTCTTCGTGGCGGAGCCTACAAGCCACGAACATCACCTTATGATTTCCAAGGTTTAGGTGTGGAAGGATTGAAAATTTTAAAACGTGTTGCAGATGAATACGATATGGCAGTAATCAGTGAGATCGTTAATCCTGCTGACATTGAAATGGCGATGGATTATATTGATGTCATTCAAATTGGGGCTCGTAACATGCAAAACTTTGAATTGTTAAAAGCTGCAGGTGCAGTTAACAAGCCTGTCTTGTTGAAAAGAGGGATAGCTGCAACAATTGAAGAGTTTATAAATGCAGCAGAGTACATTATGGCACAAGGAAATGGACAAATTATTCTTTGTGAACGAGGAATTAGAACGTACGAACGGGCAACTAGAAATACACTAGATATTTCTGCTGTTCCGATTCTAAAACAAGAAACGCATTTACCAGTGTTTGTTGACGTAACTCACTCAACTGGCCGAAGAGATTTGCTTCTCCCAGCTGCTAAAGCAGCACTTGCAATTGGTGCAGATGGTGTAATGGCTGAAGTTCATCCTGACCCGGCAGTGGCCCTTTCAGACGCACAACAGCAAATGGACCTTAATCAATTTGATGCATTCTATAATCAATTACTAGCGTCGAACTACGTTCGAAATTAA